GAAACCACCCTATCTACCCAATCGATTTTTGAAGGGAAGATTATTTCATTGCAGGTCGATACGGTGAAGCTGCCAAATGGGGAGACTGCGAAACGTGAAGTTGTCAGACACCCCGGCGCAGTAGCGGTGCTTGCCTTAAAAGGCGACAAAATGTTGGCCGTCAATCAATTTCGTCAGCCGCTTGGGCGCTGTGAGGTTGAAATCCCTGCAGGCAAGCTGGAGCGGGGGGAAGATCCGCTGGAAGCGGCGAAGCGCGAACTACAGGAAGAAACGGGTTATTCATGCGGTTCCATTCGTAAACTGCATTCCTTTTATACCTCCCCGGGATTTGCAGATGAGATCATTCACTTATATCTGGCAGAGGATCTGGTCAGCGGCGACATGAACCCGGATGAGGATGAATTTATAGAGATGATGGAAATCTCGCTGGAAGAGGCGTATTCACTCATACAAGAAGAAAGAATCAGCGATGCGAAGACCATTCTCGCCGTTTATGCTTGGAATATGTATAGCCTGACAGGAAAAATCTGATATGCTGCAGCCTGAAAAGAACATGTCAACCGGGGAGGAGCTTCAGTCCTATTACTGCGACATGCACATTCACATAGGGCGCACAAGCAGCGGACAAGCTGTGAAAATTAGCGCAAGTAACAATTTGACCTTTGAGAATATAGCCGTGGAGGCCTCGGAGCGCAAAGGCATCCAAATGATCGGTATCATCGATTGCCATTCTCCTTCGGTACAGCAGGATATTCTCCAATGTTTGGACAGCGGCGTCATGCAGGAGATAGATGGAGGCGGCATCGCGTATCAGGATACGGTGATCCTGCTTGGAAGCGAGATTGAAATTCGCGAAAGCGGCCGTGGGGCAGCCCATGTGCTGGCCTATTTCCCTGACCTGAACACCATTCAGGAGTTTTCTGTCTGGATGGCAAAATACATGAAGAATGTGCAGCTTAGTTCGCAGCGCATCTATGTCAGCCCTCGTGAGCTGCAGCAGGAGATTTTGGATCGCGGCGGGCTGCTGATACCTGCACACGTCTTTACGCCTCATAAAGGGCTGTACGGCAGCATGGCGGATCGTATGAGCGAGGTGCTGGACCTGAACGGGATTGCGGGAATAGAGCTTGGACTCAGTGCTGATTCCTCGATGGCGGGGCGGATAAGCGAACTGGACGCCTACTCCTTTCTGACAAATTCGGATGCGCATTCGCTTGGAAAAATCGGCAGGGAATACAACCGGATTGATATGGCGAAGCCTTCATTTACCGAATTTCGCCAGGCGCTTGGAACAAGTAACGGTCGAAGAATCAGCGCGAACTACGGGCTTAATCCCAGACTCGGAAAATACCATCGTACTTACTGCGGCGGCTGTGACAGCATTCTGGAGGAGGGCAGCGATATTCATGAATTGGTGCGCTGTCCTTACTGCGGGAGTACCAAGCTGGTGCAGGGCGTGTTTGATCGGATTCTGAACATCGCTGACCGCAAAGAGCCCATGGTACCGCAAAGCCGGCCGGCATATCACTATCAGGTTCCGCTAGAGTTCATCCCGGGCCTTGGCAAATCGTCGATGTCGAAGCTGCTGGGGGCTTTCGGCACCGAAATGCACATCCTTCACCAGGCTACGGAAGCAGAGCTTGCCGCTGTTGCTGGAGAAGGGCTCGCTGCCAGCATTGTGATGGCTAGAAACGGGACATTGTCCTTATCGGATGGCGGGGGAGGCTCTTACGGGAAGGTTCTCCGCTAAATCGATCAACTCTTTCAATCGCTAGGTCATACAAGAAGGGTGATGGTCATAGAGTAGAGTAGAGACACAGAAAGGAGACTCTATTCTATGCAATCATTCCGCCAAGCCTTTAAGGATCAGACCATGCTCTATGTGTTCGTGGGCGTCTTGTTTTTAGTTGGCGTCCTGTTTGGAGCGTTGATGGTCAATGCACTTTCATTGGAGCAGCAGCAGGAGATGGCCCGATATTTAAACCACTTTTTTGTAAACGTGCAGGACGGTGGAGAAACCATGAGTCAGTCTTCTTACTGGAGCATCGCAGCCCTTCATCTGAAATGGATCGGTTTGATATGGATTCTGGGATTGTCCGTTATCGGGCTTCCGGGAATATTGATATTGGACTTCTTAAAAGGAGTGCTTATTGGGTTTACGGTCGGTTACTTGGTCGGACAGTATTCTTGGAAAGGACTGCTGTTCGCCTTGGTATCGATTGCGCCGCAAAATTTGTTCATCATCCCCGTGCTCATGATGTGCAGCGTAGCGGCGATAACCTTCTCCCTATACATCATCAGGGACCGGTTTATTATGAATCGCGGCGGGAGCATGGTAAAGCCCTTTGCTTCGTATGCGATGCTGACCTTTTTCATGGTCCTGTTAACGCTCGGAGTCGCTTCTTTTGAAACCTGGGTAACCCCGGTCATGATGCGCTGGGTCACGCCAATGTTGCTATAATCCGCGAATTTTTCCATAAAGCAAAACCGTTTGACTTTGTTTGTCAAATCCCCCTATAATGAAGGAAGTGAACAATAACGTGCAGTGATTTCCAAGGGGGAGGGAAACGATGGAAGCGCGGATCGACAAAATTAAGCAGCAGCTACAATCCCAAGGATACAAATTAACGCCCCAACGGGAAGCCACGGTAAGCGTATTGTTGGAAAATGAAGACGACCACCTTAGCGCAGAGGATGTATTTATGCTCGTGAAAGAGAAGGCTCCGGAGATCGGTCTGGCAACCGTGTACCGTACCCTAGAGCTGCTCAGTGAGCTTCATGTTGTCGAGAAGATAAATTTTGGCGATGGTGTCGCCCGTTATGACTTGCGGACGGATACTTCGAAGCATCACCATCATCATTTGATATGTACTCAATGTGGAAGCATGGATGAGATACGCGAGGATTGGCTCGGTCCATTGGAAGAGCGGTTAGAGCGAGAGTTTAACTTTACCGTTCATGACCATCGGCTTGATTTCCATGGCATATGCTACCGTTGCAAAGAGAAGGGCAAGAATGACCAGGACAAATCATAATTTTATATCATTCAACAAACCGCAGTGATGACCATCACGGCAAGCCCTCTACGGCGGTAAGCCGGGAGGGTTTTTTAGATGGTAACCAAAATATATATGGAACATGCACGAGTTCGTATCGTTCACGCAAGAACAATCTATCATTCTACATCATCCATGTACGTCGATAAGACGTTTTTTTTATTCTATCCCAATAACCGCCAAGTCCAATGACTAAAGAACATCAGAGGAAAGCGTCATAATCCAGCAGCTTGTATCATAGGATATACGTGAAGTATACCTGTAATACCCACTTTCACTTGGTGATCAAGCAAAGATGAAAGAGAGGCGCTGCCAGTGATTATATCGATCCGAAAAATAGGCTCAATGATCCGATTTATTACGATGTTTGCCGTTCTGACGATGTTTTTTTACTTTGTGCTGGGTTGGGTGGGAGATTGGCTGACCCCAGTGGATCCTTACCGTGCGCCTTCCGGTCAAGCGGTTAAGGCTTTTCAGCCTGAAAGCACCATGGACTCCCGATTTTCGCCGGCGGAACGTCTGCGATTGTACTACTGGTATGGGGAGTGATCGTGCTTGTAACGGGCACACGGGAATAGGAGCAAAAAGATCATGAAACAATATCTGGACGAATATGTAACCTATCTGGAAGACGTGAAGGGATTGTCCCGAAGTACGATTGAATCGTACCGGGCCGACTTACTAGGATTCATTGCTTTTGCAGAGGAAAGAGACGTTATCCATCCGCAGGAAGTTACACGTACCATGCTTGGATTATACATGGGAAGACTGAGGCAGCAGGGCAAGGCGGCATCAAGCCAGCTTCGCTGCACGGCTTCCTTGCGTTCCTTTTTTCAATATTTGGTGCGTCAAGCCGTTATAGGACAAGATCCGACCCAGCTGCTGGATAATCCGAAGCCGGAACGGAAGCCGCCCAAGTCGCTAACCAT
This Paenibacillus sp. JZ16 DNA region includes the following protein-coding sequences:
- a CDS encoding NUDIX domain-containing protein, giving the protein MSDIGSKNREASDKLLEETTLSTQSIFEGKIISLQVDTVKLPNGETAKREVVRHPGAVAVLALKGDKMLAVNQFRQPLGRCEVEIPAGKLERGEDPLEAAKRELQEETGYSCGSIRKLHSFYTSPGFADEIIHLYLAEDLVSGDMNPDEDEFIEMMEISLEEAYSLIQEERISDAKTILAVYAWNMYSLTGKI
- a CDS encoding endonuclease Q family protein is translated as MLQPEKNMSTGEELQSYYCDMHIHIGRTSSGQAVKISASNNLTFENIAVEASERKGIQMIGIIDCHSPSVQQDILQCLDSGVMQEIDGGGIAYQDTVILLGSEIEIRESGRGAAHVLAYFPDLNTIQEFSVWMAKYMKNVQLSSQRIYVSPRELQQEILDRGGLLIPAHVFTPHKGLYGSMADRMSEVLDLNGIAGIELGLSADSSMAGRISELDAYSFLTNSDAHSLGKIGREYNRIDMAKPSFTEFRQALGTSNGRRISANYGLNPRLGKYHRTYCGGCDSILEEGSDIHELVRCPYCGSTKLVQGVFDRILNIADRKEPMVPQSRPAYHYQVPLEFIPGLGKSSMSKLLGAFGTEMHILHQATEAELAAVAGEGLAASIVMARNGTLSLSDGGGGSYGKVLR
- the spoIIM gene encoding stage II sporulation protein M; this encodes MQSFRQAFKDQTMLYVFVGVLFLVGVLFGALMVNALSLEQQQEMARYLNHFFVNVQDGGETMSQSSYWSIAALHLKWIGLIWILGLSVIGLPGILILDFLKGVLIGFTVGYLVGQYSWKGLLFALVSIAPQNLFIIPVLMMCSVAAITFSLYIIRDRFIMNRGGSMVKPFASYAMLTFFMVLLTLGVASFETWVTPVMMRWVTPMLL
- the fur gene encoding ferric iron uptake transcriptional regulator yields the protein MEARIDKIKQQLQSQGYKLTPQREATVSVLLENEDDHLSAEDVFMLVKEKAPEIGLATVYRTLELLSELHVVEKINFGDGVARYDLRTDTSKHHHHHLICTQCGSMDEIREDWLGPLEERLEREFNFTVHDHRLDFHGICYRCKEKGKNDQDKS
- a CDS encoding YqzK family protein; the protein is MIISIRKIGSMIRFITMFAVLTMFFYFVLGWVGDWLTPVDPYRAPSGQAVKAFQPESTMDSRFSPAERLRLYYWYGE